In the genome of Bradyrhizobium arachidis, one region contains:
- a CDS encoding branched-chain amino acid ABC transporter permease: MSASSDVGYHAQRQARWHYGEVAFWLIVLACGFLFPTRYLIMTDILRLALFTMSLDLILGYAGIVSLGHAAFFGVGAYAAGLLALHGIVKEPVLALIVAGLAAMVLGFATSFLVIRGVDLTRLMVTLGIALLLEALAERFSNITGGTDGLQGIEMQPIFGEIPFDMFGKAGFFYSLAVLFLLFLFARRVVHSPFGLSLRAIKNNPLRAAAIGIPVNRRLIAIYTLAAFYAGIAGALFTQTTAIASLDVFAFERSADLMLVLVIGGTGYLYGGLIGAVIFRMLQEVFSTITPQYWQFWIGLVLVVIVLVGRQRLHRWVLYVPNLVIKQVAGRKAVVAVPESDA, from the coding sequence CGGCTTCCTGTTCCCCACGCGTTATCTGATCATGACCGACATCCTGCGCCTGGCGCTGTTCACGATGTCGCTCGATCTGATCCTCGGCTATGCCGGCATCGTCTCGCTCGGCCATGCCGCCTTCTTCGGCGTCGGCGCTTACGCTGCGGGACTGCTTGCGCTGCACGGCATCGTCAAGGAGCCCGTGCTGGCCCTGATCGTTGCCGGCCTTGCCGCGATGGTGCTCGGCTTTGCCACCAGCTTCCTGGTGATCCGCGGCGTCGACCTGACGCGGTTGATGGTCACGCTCGGCATCGCGCTGCTGCTGGAGGCGCTCGCCGAACGCTTCTCCAACATCACCGGCGGCACCGACGGCCTGCAGGGGATCGAGATGCAGCCGATCTTCGGCGAGATTCCGTTCGACATGTTCGGCAAGGCCGGCTTCTTCTATTCGCTCGCCGTCCTGTTCCTACTGTTCCTGTTCGCCCGCCGCGTCGTGCATTCCCCGTTCGGCCTGTCGCTGCGCGCGATCAAGAACAATCCGCTGCGGGCTGCCGCGATTGGCATCCCTGTCAATCGTCGACTGATCGCGATCTACACGCTGGCTGCGTTCTATGCCGGCATCGCCGGTGCGCTGTTCACCCAGACCACCGCGATCGCCTCGCTCGACGTGTTCGCCTTCGAGCGTTCCGCCGACTTGATGCTGGTGCTGGTGATCGGCGGCACCGGCTATCTCTATGGCGGCCTGATCGGCGCGGTGATCTTCCGCATGCTCCAGGAAGTGTTCTCCACCATCACCCCGCAATACTGGCAGTTCTGGATCGGCCTCGTGCTGGTCGTGATCGTGCTGGTCGGCCGCCAGCGCCTGCATCGCTGGGTGCTGTATGTGCCGAACCTCGTCATCAAGCAGGTGGCCGGGCGCAAGGCCGTCGTCGCCGTGCCGGAGAGCGACGCATGA
- the metK gene encoding methionine adenosyltransferase, with amino-acid sequence MRASYLFTSESVSEGHPDKVCDRISDEIVDLFYREGPKAGIDPWQIRAACETLATTNKVVIAGETRGPKSVTNDHIESVVRNAIKDIGYEQDGFHWKTCDIEILLHPQSADIAQGVDALQPGEVKEEGAGDQGIMFGYATNETPDLMPAPIFYAHKILRLISEARHSGKEKVLGPDSKSQVTVQYENGKPVGVREIVVSHQHLVEDLSSNQIRDIVEPYVREALPKDWITPKTIWHINPTGKFYIGGPDGDSGLTGRKIIVDTYGGAAPHGGGAFSGKDPTKVDRSAAYAARYVAKNIVAAGLADRCTLQLAYAIGVARPLSIYIDTHGTGKVSEDQLEKAAAKAMDLTPRGIRTHLDLNRPIYARTSAYGHFGRTPDNEGGFSWEKTDLVEPLKRAL; translated from the coding sequence ATGCGCGCGTCCTATCTCTTCACCAGCGAGTCCGTGTCCGAAGGCCATCCCGACAAGGTCTGCGACCGGATCTCCGATGAAATCGTCGATCTGTTCTACCGCGAAGGGCCGAAGGCCGGCATCGACCCCTGGCAGATCCGCGCCGCTTGCGAGACGCTGGCGACCACCAACAAGGTCGTGATCGCCGGCGAGACCCGCGGCCCGAAGTCGGTCACCAATGACCACATCGAAAGCGTCGTCCGCAACGCGATCAAGGACATCGGCTACGAGCAGGACGGCTTCCACTGGAAGACCTGCGACATCGAGATCCTCTTGCATCCGCAGTCGGCCGACATCGCGCAGGGCGTCGATGCGCTGCAGCCGGGCGAGGTCAAGGAAGAGGGCGCTGGCGACCAGGGCATCATGTTCGGTTACGCCACCAACGAGACGCCTGACCTGATGCCGGCGCCGATCTTCTACGCTCACAAGATCCTGCGTCTCATTTCCGAAGCCCGCCACTCCGGCAAGGAGAAGGTGCTCGGTCCGGACTCCAAGAGCCAGGTCACCGTGCAGTACGAGAACGGCAAGCCGGTCGGCGTGCGCGAGATTGTGGTGTCGCATCAGCATTTGGTCGAGGACCTCTCGTCGAACCAGATCCGCGACATCGTCGAGCCCTATGTGCGCGAAGCGCTGCCGAAGGACTGGATCACGCCGAAGACCATCTGGCACATCAATCCGACCGGCAAGTTCTACATCGGCGGTCCCGACGGCGACTCCGGCCTGACCGGCCGCAAGATCATCGTCGACACCTATGGCGGCGCGGCCCCGCATGGTGGCGGCGCGTTCTCCGGCAAGGACCCGACCAAGGTCGACCGCTCGGCGGCTTATGCCGCCCGCTACGTCGCCAAGAACATCGTCGCGGCCGGTCTTGCCGACCGCTGCACGCTGCAGCTCGCCTACGCCATCGGCGTTGCGCGTCCGCTGTCGATCTACATCGATACCCACGGCACCGGTAAGGTGTCGGAGGATCAGCTCGAGAAGGCTGCCGCCAAGGCGATGGACCTGACCCCGCGCGGTATCCGCACCCATCTCGACCTCAACCGCCCGATCTACGCGCGCACCTCGGCCTACGGCCATTTCGGCCGCACGCCGGACAACGAGGGCGGCTTCTCCTGGGAGAAGACCGATCTCGTCGAGCCGCTCAAGCGCGCGCTCTAA
- a CDS encoding ABC transporter ATP-binding protein codes for MTIALETQNLEKTFGGLRVTRDLSLKVKQGARHALIGPNGAGKTTVINQLTGVLKPNSGRILLEGQDITDLPVHKRVLRGLSRTFQINQLYPDLTPLETIGLAVSERLGHGGDWWRRMGTRNDVNDEIADLLRRFHLLDVMNEETVTLPYGKQRLLEIAVAIAAKPRVLLLDEPAAGVPESERHDILAVVGSLPRDVTVLLIEHDMDLVFSFADRISVLVSGALLTEGPPEQVARDPQVKAVYLGEEAVNV; via the coding sequence ATGACCATCGCGCTCGAGACCCAGAACCTCGAAAAGACCTTTGGCGGCCTGCGCGTGACGCGCGACCTGTCGCTCAAGGTCAAGCAGGGCGCCCGTCACGCGCTGATCGGCCCGAACGGCGCCGGCAAGACCACGGTCATCAACCAGCTCACCGGGGTGCTGAAGCCGAACTCCGGCCGCATCCTGCTCGAAGGCCAGGACATCACCGACCTGCCGGTGCACAAGCGCGTGCTGCGCGGCCTGTCGCGCACCTTCCAGATCAACCAGCTCTATCCCGACCTGACGCCGCTGGAGACCATTGGCCTTGCCGTCTCCGAGCGTCTCGGCCATGGCGGCGACTGGTGGCGGCGGATGGGCACGCGCAACGACGTCAATGACGAGATCGCCGATCTCCTGAGGCGCTTCCATCTGCTCGACGTCATGAACGAAGAGACCGTCACACTGCCTTACGGCAAGCAGCGCCTGCTCGAGATCGCGGTTGCGATCGCCGCCAAGCCGCGTGTGCTGCTGCTGGACGAGCCCGCCGCCGGCGTGCCCGAGAGCGAGCGCCACGATATTCTCGCCGTCGTAGGCAGCCTGCCGCGCGATGTCACGGTGCTCCTGATCGAGCACGACATGGACCTCGTGTTCTCGTTTGCCGACCGCATCTCGGTGCTGGTCTCCGGCGCTCTGCTGACCGAAGGGCCGCCCGAGCAGGTCGCGCGCGATCCGCAAGTGAAGGCAGTCTATCTCGGCGAGGAGGCGGTCAATGTCTGA
- a CDS encoding cobalamin-independent methionine synthase II family protein encodes MQRTKAPFRADEVGSLLRPAKIKDARARLEKGEISADDLRKIEDMEIEKVVHKQASVGLKLATDGEFRRSWWHFDFLAKLTGCELFHPDTGIQFTGVQTRHDAVRVIGKLDFPDAHPMLDHFRFLKKVADQAHVTAKMTIPSPAVLHFRGGRKSISKDVYPDLDAFYEDLGKTYRKAVKAFYDAGCRYLQFDDTVWAYLCSQDELQKARERGDNPDGLQQIYARIINYALAEKPADMVVTTHVCRGNFRSTWISSGGYEPVAETMLAGTNYDGYFLEYDSDRAGGFEPLRFLPKGNKVVVVGVITSKFGELEKKDDIKRRLEEAAKFAPLEQLALSPQCGFASTEEGNILSEEEQWAKLGLAVEIAKEVWGQ; translated from the coding sequence ATGCAGCGAACCAAAGCCCCCTTCCGCGCCGACGAGGTCGGCAGCCTCCTGCGTCCCGCCAAGATCAAGGACGCGCGAGCCAGGCTCGAGAAGGGTGAGATCTCGGCCGACGATCTGCGCAAGATCGAGGACATGGAGATCGAGAAGGTCGTGCACAAGCAGGCCTCGGTCGGCCTGAAGCTCGCGACCGACGGCGAATTTCGTCGCTCCTGGTGGCATTTCGACTTCCTCGCCAAGCTCACCGGCTGTGAGCTGTTCCACCCCGACACCGGCATCCAGTTCACGGGCGTGCAGACCCGTCACGACGCGGTGCGTGTGATCGGCAAGCTCGATTTTCCCGACGCCCACCCGATGCTGGACCACTTCCGCTTCCTGAAGAAGGTTGCCGATCAGGCCCACGTTACGGCCAAGATGACGATCCCGTCACCGGCGGTGCTGCACTTCCGCGGCGGCCGCAAGTCGATCTCCAAGGACGTTTATCCCGATCTCGACGCTTTCTACGAGGACCTCGGCAAGACCTACCGCAAGGCCGTCAAGGCGTTCTACGACGCCGGTTGCCGCTATCTCCAGTTCGACGACACCGTCTGGGCCTATCTCTGCTCGCAGGACGAGTTGCAGAAGGCGCGCGAGCGCGGCGACAATCCGGACGGTCTCCAGCAGATCTATGCCCGCATCATCAACTATGCGCTGGCCGAGAAGCCCGCCGACATGGTGGTGACGACGCATGTCTGCCGCGGCAATTTCCGCTCGACCTGGATCTCCTCGGGCGGCTACGAGCCGGTGGCGGAGACCATGCTCGCCGGCACCAATTATGACGGCTACTTCCTCGAATACGACTCTGACCGCGCCGGCGGCTTCGAGCCGCTGCGCTTCCTGCCCAAGGGCAACAAGGTCGTCGTGGTCGGCGTCATCACCTCGAAGTTCGGCGAGCTCGAGAAGAAGGACGACATCAAGCGCCGTCTGGAAGAGGCCGCCAAGTTCGCGCCGCTGGAGCAGCTCGCGCTCTCTCCGCAATGCGGTTTTGCATCGACCGAAGAGGGCAACATCCTCTCCGAGGAAGAGCAGTGGGCCAAGCTCGGCCTTGCGGTCGAGATCGCGAAGGAAGTTTGGGGCCAGTAA
- a CDS encoding flavin-containing monooxygenase has translation MQQEHFDVLIVGAGLSGVGAGYHLQTKCPTKSYVILEGRDCIGGTWDLFRYPGIRSDSDMFTLGYSFKPWTDPKAIADGPQILNYVRETASENGIEKHIRFRHRVKRAAWSTPDARWTIEAERITGEGATELVRFTCNFLFMCSGYYKYEAGYMPEFKGVADFAGRIVHPQKWTEDIDYAGKRVVVIGSGATAVTLVPALAEKAAQVTMLQRSPTYVVSRPAQDPVANRLRGNLPTRLAYHVIRWRNVMWGMFFFQLSRRRPAKVKDLILKGVQMALGPDYDVATHFTPRYNPWDQRLCLVPDGDLFKAIREKRAAVMTNEIDTFTRDGIRLKDGSELAADIIVTATGLVLQVVGGLEVSVDGRAVDFAKTLTYKGMMYADVPNMASAFGYTNASWTLKCDLTCEYVCRLINYMDRHNFRQCMPHNDDPDITAQPSLDFTSGYVQRSVAKMPKQGSKRPWRLYQNYALDIVSLRFGRIDDGVMQYS, from the coding sequence ATGCAACAAGAACATTTCGACGTGCTGATCGTCGGTGCCGGGCTATCAGGCGTCGGCGCGGGCTATCATTTGCAGACGAAGTGCCCCACCAAGAGTTACGTCATCCTGGAGGGGCGCGACTGCATCGGCGGCACTTGGGACCTGTTTCGCTATCCCGGCATCCGCTCCGACAGCGACATGTTCACGCTCGGCTATTCCTTCAAGCCGTGGACCGATCCGAAGGCGATCGCCGACGGACCGCAGATCCTGAACTATGTGCGCGAGACCGCTAGCGAGAACGGCATCGAGAAGCACATCCGCTTCCGTCATCGCGTCAAGCGCGCGGCGTGGTCGACGCCGGATGCGCGCTGGACCATCGAGGCCGAGCGCATCACGGGCGAGGGCGCGACCGAGCTGGTACGCTTCACCTGCAATTTCCTGTTCATGTGCTCGGGCTATTACAAATACGAAGCGGGCTATATGCCGGAATTCAAGGGCGTTGCCGATTTCGCCGGCCGCATCGTGCATCCGCAGAAATGGACCGAGGACATCGACTATGCGGGCAAGCGCGTCGTCGTGATCGGCTCCGGTGCGACCGCGGTGACGCTGGTGCCGGCGCTCGCCGAGAAAGCGGCGCAGGTCACCATGCTGCAGCGCTCGCCGACCTATGTGGTTTCCCGCCCGGCGCAGGATCCCGTCGCCAACAGACTGCGCGGCAACCTGCCGACGCGGCTGGCATATCATGTCATCCGCTGGCGCAACGTGATGTGGGGGATGTTCTTCTTCCAGCTCAGCCGGCGACGGCCCGCCAAGGTGAAGGACCTCATCCTCAAGGGCGTGCAAATGGCACTTGGGCCCGACTACGACGTCGCGACCCATTTCACGCCGCGCTACAATCCCTGGGATCAGCGGCTGTGCCTCGTGCCCGACGGCGACCTCTTTAAGGCGATCCGCGAAAAACGCGCCGCTGTCATGACCAACGAGATCGACACCTTTACCCGCGACGGCATCCGCCTGAAGGACGGCAGCGAGCTTGCCGCTGACATCATCGTCACGGCGACCGGGCTGGTGCTCCAGGTTGTCGGCGGTCTCGAGGTCAGCGTCGACGGCCGCGCCGTCGATTTCGCCAAGACGCTGACTTACAAGGGCATGATGTACGCCGACGTCCCGAACATGGCCTCGGCCTTCGGCTATACCAACGCGTCCTGGACGCTGAAATGCGATCTCACCTGTGAATATGTCTGCCGGCTCATCAACTACATGGACCGGCACAATTTCCGCCAGTGCATGCCGCACAATGACGACCCTGATATCACCGCGCAGCCGTCGCTCGATTTCACCTCGGGCTATGTGCAGCGCTCGGTCGCGAAAATGCCCAAGCAGGGCTCGAAGCGGCCGTGGCGGCTCTACCAGAACTACGCGCTCGATATCGTGTCGTTGCGCTTCGGCCGGATCGACGACGGCGTGATGCAGTATTCCTGA
- a CDS encoding ABC transporter ATP-binding protein, whose product MSDLLAIEALRAGYGEAVVLPNMSLRLAEGQVLALLGRNGTGKTTLINSIVGVTRRFSGTVGLAGTDVTALRPDQRARAGIGWVPQERNIFRSLTVEENMTAVAQPGPWTVEKVYEMFPRLKERRSNFGNQLSGGEQQMLAIGRALTLNPKVLLLDEPTEGLAPIIVEELLKAIGTITRAGGICSIIVEQNAQKILGLADRVVILERGTIVHDAPSAALKADPSVLERHLGVAGAAAH is encoded by the coding sequence ATGTCTGACCTGCTCGCGATCGAGGCCTTGCGCGCTGGCTATGGCGAGGCGGTGGTGCTGCCCAACATGAGCCTGCGCCTCGCAGAGGGGCAGGTGTTGGCGCTGCTCGGCCGTAACGGCACCGGCAAGACCACGCTGATCAACTCCATTGTCGGCGTCACCCGCCGCTTCTCCGGCACCGTCGGGCTCGCCGGCACCGATGTCACGGCCTTGCGGCCCGATCAGCGGGCGCGCGCCGGCATCGGCTGGGTGCCGCAGGAGCGCAACATCTTCCGTTCGCTCACGGTCGAGGAGAACATGACCGCGGTGGCCCAGCCCGGCCCATGGACGGTCGAGAAGGTCTACGAGATGTTCCCGCGGCTGAAGGAGCGGCGGAGCAACTTTGGCAACCAGCTCTCCGGCGGCGAGCAGCAGATGCTGGCGATCGGCCGTGCGCTGACCCTCAACCCAAAGGTCCTGCTGCTGGACGAGCCGACCGAGGGCCTGGCCCCCATCATTGTCGAGGAGCTGCTAAAGGCGATCGGGACCATCACCCGGGCTGGCGGCATCTGCTCGATCATCGTTGAGCAGAACGCCCAAAAGATTCTGGGGCTGGCCGACCGCGTTGTGATATTGGAGCGCGGAACGATCGTCCACGACGCCCCGAGCGCCGCGCTGAAGGCCGACCCGTCGGTCCTGGAGCGCCACCTCGGTGTCGCAGGGGCGGCGGCCCACTAG
- a CDS encoding caspase family protein, with protein MRRLLAALCLLTAALWAAPVLAQTRSQLGPLCTTETTPADQMVDACTKIIALKVFKGEQLATVYFWRAVGWNKKGDYAKVIADTTEAIRLKPTQAVYNLRGSAYYDKGDYDIAIADFDDALKLGPPSGIIFHNRGNAWRGKRDYTKAIADYDAAIKADPKSAFSFQNRGISKEALGDLDGALADINQAIRLDPTLPQPLINRTSIWRAKGELDRAIADGSEAIRLAKEKPPVNIMTPPNSVLISGYTHRALAYEAKGDYAHAREDYNATLAIVASDAISKANQATAKVRLSLVTDATAPIPRDAPSPATQPAAAPAPQQTGTAPAPSPAPAVRGTRMALIIGNGGYAHVKALPNPPNDARAVAKSLRDIGFTVSEGVDLDRAAMQKMTRDFLRDAARAQVALVYYAGHGVQVEGHNYLIPVDVELKPGANMTEAMIDMDAIMAGLDDQVRTNILIFDACRNNPMAQKVASAGTNRAIEGASGLAAPTSLGAGATLGAGTLIAFATAPGQVALDGEGANSPFSAALSRHIGTPGLEVQQMLTRVRAEVVSSTKNKQVPWSNSSLLGEVYLAEK; from the coding sequence ATGCGTCGCCTGCTCGCCGCACTCTGCCTGCTCACCGCCGCGCTGTGGGCCGCGCCTGTCCTGGCGCAGACGCGCAGTCAGCTTGGCCCGCTCTGCACCACCGAGACCACGCCGGCGGACCAGATGGTAGACGCCTGCACCAAGATCATCGCCCTGAAAGTGTTCAAGGGCGAGCAGCTCGCGACCGTCTATTTCTGGCGCGCGGTCGGCTGGAACAAGAAGGGCGACTACGCCAAGGTCATCGCGGATACGACCGAAGCGATCCGGCTGAAGCCGACCCAGGCGGTCTACAATCTGCGGGGATCGGCCTATTACGACAAGGGCGACTACGACATCGCGATCGCTGACTTTGACGATGCGCTCAAGCTCGGTCCGCCCAGCGGCATCATCTTCCACAATCGCGGCAATGCCTGGCGCGGCAAGCGCGACTACACCAAGGCGATCGCCGACTACGATGCCGCGATCAAGGCCGATCCAAAATCGGCGTTCTCGTTCCAGAACCGCGGCATCTCGAAGGAAGCGCTCGGCGATCTCGACGGCGCGCTCGCCGACATCAACCAGGCGATCCGGCTCGATCCGACGCTGCCGCAGCCACTGATCAACCGCACATCGATCTGGCGCGCCAAGGGCGAGCTCGATCGCGCCATCGCCGACGGCAGCGAGGCGATCCGGCTCGCCAAGGAGAAGCCGCCGGTCAACATCATGACGCCGCCGAACAGCGTGCTGATCTCCGGCTACACTCATCGCGCGCTGGCCTATGAGGCGAAAGGCGACTACGCCCACGCGCGCGAGGACTACAATGCCACGCTGGCGATCGTGGCTTCCGACGCCATCAGCAAAGCCAACCAGGCCACCGCAAAGGTGCGGCTGTCGCTGGTGACCGACGCCACCGCGCCGATCCCGCGCGATGCACCCTCACCCGCAACGCAGCCGGCGGCGGCCCCTGCTCCGCAGCAAACCGGCACCGCGCCCGCGCCTTCGCCTGCTCCGGCCGTTCGCGGCACGCGCATGGCGCTGATCATCGGCAATGGCGGCTATGCGCATGTCAAGGCGCTGCCCAATCCACCCAATGACGCGCGCGCCGTCGCCAAGAGCCTGCGCGACATCGGCTTCACGGTGTCGGAGGGCGTCGATCTCGACCGCGCCGCGATGCAGAAGATGACGCGCGACTTCTTGCGTGACGCGGCACGGGCGCAGGTCGCATTGGTCTACTATGCCGGCCACGGCGTGCAGGTCGAGGGCCACAACTATCTCATTCCCGTCGACGTCGAGCTCAAGCCGGGCGCGAACATGACGGAGGCGATGATCGACATGGACGCGATCATGGCCGGCCTCGACGACCAGGTCCGCACCAACATTCTGATCTTCGATGCCTGCCGCAACAATCCGATGGCGCAGAAGGTGGCGAGCGCCGGCACCAATCGTGCCATCGAGGGCGCCTCCGGCCTTGCCGCGCCGACGAGCCTGGGTGCCGGTGCGACGCTCGGCGCCGGCACGCTGATCGCCTTCGCCACCGCGCCGGGCCAAGTCGCGCTCGACGGCGAAGGCGCCAACTCGCCGTTCTCCGCCGCGTTGTCGCGCCATATCGGCACGCCGGGCCTGGAGGTGCAGCAGATGCTGACGCGGGTGCGGGCCGAAGTGGTGTCGAGCACGAAGAACAAGCAGGTGCCGTGGTCGAACTCGTCGCTGCTGGGCGAGGTTTACCTGGCGGAGAAGTGA
- the ahcY gene encoding adenosylhomocysteinase has translation MNAKPGFTDYIVKDISLADFGRKELSLAETEMPGLMATREEFGPKQPLKGARIAGSLHMTIQTGVLIETLAALGADIRWVSCNIYSTQDHAAAAIAAAGIPVFAVKGETLKDYWDYTAKLFDWHGGGHPNMILDDGGDATMYVHLGLRAENGDTAFLDKPGSEEEEVFFALLKKQLKEKPKGYFAEIAKSIKGVSEETTTGVHRLYDMQKAGTLLWPAINVNDSVTKSKFDNLYGCRESLVDGIRRGTDVMMSGKVAMVAGFGDVGKGSAASLRQAGCRVMVSEVDPICALQAAMEGYEVVTMEDAAPRADIFVTATGNKDIITIDHMRAMKDRAIVCNIGHFDNEIQIAGLRNLKWTNIKPQVDEIEFPDKHRIILLSEGRLVNLGNAMGHPSFVMSASFTNQTLAQIELFANNKDGKYKKEVYVLPKSLDEKVARLHLAKIGVKLTELRKDQADYIGVKQEGPYKSDHYRY, from the coding sequence ATGAACGCGAAGCCCGGCTTCACCGATTACATCGTCAAGGACATTTCGCTCGCCGATTTCGGCCGCAAGGAGCTCTCGCTCGCCGAGACCGAGATGCCCGGCCTGATGGCCACCCGCGAGGAGTTCGGCCCGAAGCAGCCGCTGAAGGGCGCGCGCATCGCCGGCTCGCTGCACATGACAATTCAGACCGGCGTGCTGATCGAAACGCTGGCCGCGCTCGGCGCCGACATCCGCTGGGTCTCCTGCAACATCTATTCGACGCAGGACCATGCCGCGGCGGCGATCGCGGCCGCCGGCATTCCCGTCTTCGCCGTCAAGGGCGAGACGCTGAAAGATTACTGGGACTACACCGCAAAGCTGTTCGACTGGCACGGCGGCGGTCACCCGAACATGATCCTCGATGATGGCGGCGATGCCACCATGTACGTCCATCTCGGTCTGCGCGCCGAGAACGGCGACACCGCCTTCCTCGACAAGCCCGGCTCCGAGGAAGAGGAAGTCTTCTTCGCGCTGCTGAAGAAGCAGCTCAAGGAAAAGCCGAAGGGCTACTTCGCCGAGATCGCCAAGAGCATCAAGGGCGTTTCCGAAGAGACCACCACGGGCGTGCATCGTCTCTATGACATGCAGAAGGCCGGCACGCTGCTGTGGCCCGCCATCAACGTCAACGACAGCGTCACCAAGTCGAAGTTCGACAACCTCTATGGCTGCCGTGAATCGCTGGTCGACGGCATCCGCCGCGGCACCGACGTGATGATGTCGGGCAAGGTCGCGATGGTCGCCGGCTTCGGCGACGTCGGCAAGGGCTCGGCCGCCTCGCTGCGCCAGGCCGGCTGCCGCGTGATGGTGTCGGAAGTCGATCCGATCTGCGCGCTGCAAGCCGCGATGGAAGGCTACGAGGTCGTGACCATGGAAGACGCCGCGCCCCGCGCCGACATCTTCGTCACCGCGACCGGCAACAAGGACATCATCACCATCGACCACATGCGCGCGATGAAGGATCGCGCCATCGTCTGCAACATCGGCCACTTCGACAACGAGATCCAGATTGCGGGTCTGCGTAACCTGAAGTGGACCAATATCAAGCCGCAGGTCGACGAGATCGAGTTCCCGGACAAGCACCGCATCATCCTGCTGTCGGAAGGCCGTCTCGTGAACCTCGGCAACGCGATGGGCCACCCGTCCTTCGTGATGTCGGCATCCTTCACCAACCAGACGCTGGCGCAGATCGAGCTGTTCGCCAACAACAAGGACGGCAAGTACAAGAAGGAAGTCTACGTGCTGCCGAAGTCGCTCGACGAGAAGGTCGCGCGCCTGCACCTCGCCAAGATCGGCGTCAAGCTCACCGAGCTGCGCAAGGACCAGGCCGACTATATCGGCGTGAAGCAGGAAGGCCCGTACAAGTCGGACCACTACCGCTACTGA
- a CDS encoding YbfB/YjiJ family MFS transporter → MTNANMKQQIETRPHPRPGSTSQSTWRYAVAGLSASLIGLGLARFSYTPLIPALIAAKWFSASDVVYLGAANLAGYLAGALAARAVAARIGAVRALRAMMLLATLSFFASATPVSFTWFFAWRFLSGLTGGIIMVLSASVILPHTSAARRGIVGGVIFAGVGLGVAASGTLVPLLLQQGLQQSWYGLGVLSAVLTLASWWNWPAEGKADVAPSHQAKHHRTSPAARALLVQYGLNAVALVPHMVFIVDFVARGLGQGIAAGSRYWVLYGLGAIVGPLVTGHLGDRSGFGPALRAAFLIEAAAVLLPTVSTAPLSLIVSSVVVGGFTPGIVPLVLGRIHELVPHSTEQQRATWSHATSSFALFQAAAAYGFSWIYAQTGGDYLVLFALGGGAVVLALAIDLGLALIMRRA, encoded by the coding sequence ATGACCAACGCGAATATGAAGCAACAGATCGAGACCCGGCCGCATCCGCGGCCGGGATCAACATCGCAATCAACCTGGCGCTATGCGGTGGCGGGCTTGTCAGCATCACTGATCGGGCTTGGCCTCGCCCGGTTTTCCTACACGCCGCTGATCCCGGCCCTGATCGCCGCAAAATGGTTCAGCGCCTCCGACGTCGTCTATCTCGGCGCAGCGAACCTCGCCGGCTATCTCGCCGGCGCGCTCGCGGCGCGCGCTGTCGCCGCACGCATCGGCGCGGTCCGCGCGCTGCGGGCGATGATGCTGCTCGCCACCCTCTCCTTCTTCGCCAGCGCAACGCCGGTATCGTTCACCTGGTTCTTCGCCTGGCGTTTTCTGTCGGGCCTGACCGGCGGCATCATCATGGTGCTGTCGGCCTCCGTCATTCTGCCGCACACGTCAGCTGCGCGGCGCGGCATTGTCGGCGGCGTGATCTTCGCAGGGGTTGGCCTCGGCGTCGCCGCATCTGGCACGCTGGTGCCGCTGTTGCTGCAACAGGGCTTGCAACAGAGCTGGTATGGTCTCGGCGTGCTTTCGGCCGTGCTCACGCTCGCGAGCTGGTGGAACTGGCCCGCAGAAGGCAAGGCTGATGTTGCGCCTTCGCATCAAGCGAAGCACCACCGCACCTCGCCGGCTGCCCGCGCGCTGCTGGTCCAATACGGCCTCAACGCGGTGGCCTTGGTGCCGCACATGGTCTTCATCGTCGATTTCGTCGCGCGCGGCCTCGGCCAGGGCATTGCCGCGGGCTCGCGCTACTGGGTGCTGTACGGCCTCGGCGCCATCGTCGGCCCGCTCGTCACCGGCCATCTCGGCGATCGCTCGGGTTTTGGTCCGGCCCTGCGCGCGGCATTCCTGATCGAGGCGGCTGCCGTGCTGCTGCCCACCGTCAGCACCGCGCCGCTCTCGCTGATCGTCTCGAGCGTCGTGGTCGGCGGCTTCACGCCGGGGATCGTACCGCTGGTGCTCGGACGCATCCATGAGCTCGTGCCGCACTCCACCGAGCAGCAGCGCGCGACATGGAGCCATGCCACCAGCAGCTTTGCGCTGTTCCAGGCAGCCGCCGCCTACGGCTTCTCCTGGATCTACGCGCAGACCGGCGGCGACTATCTCGTGCTATTCGCCCTCGGCGGCGGCGCCGTGGTGCTCGCGCTCGCGATCGACCTCGGTCTCGCGCTCATCATGCGCAGGGCATAG